The Pseudomonas sp. MH9.2 genomic interval TCGCCAATCGACTGCAACCTGTCGCCAGGCGCTGCAGGTGACGTTCGAACAGCAAGGGTCGCCCGGCCTTGACGGCAATGGTTTCAAACAAACCATCGCCGTAAGCCAGACCCCGATCCGTCACGGGCAGGGTCTCAGCTGGACGACCATTGATCCAGCTCGGCATCAATCAGCGTACCGACGGAACACCAGCGAGCCATTGGTGCCGCCAAACCCGAAGGAGTTGGAGAGCACGACATCGATAGGCATGCTTCGAGCCTCGTGCGGGACAAAGTCCAGATCGCAGCCTTCGCCCGGCTCATCAAGGTTGATCGTCGGCGGCGCAACCTGGCCGTTGATCGCCAGAATACTGAAGATCGCCTCGACCGCCCCTGCGGCACCGAGCAAGTGGCCGGTCATCGATTTGGTCGACGTGATGGCCAGCTTGTAGGCATGGTCGCCAAAGACAGTCTTGATCGCCGATGCTTCGGCCAAATCGCCCGCCAGGGTCGATGTGCCGTGAGCGTTGATATGCTGCACTTCATCGACATTGATCCTGGCGTCACGCAGCGCGTTGGCAATGCAACGTGCAGCGCCGGCACCGTCTTCGGGTGGCGAGGTCATGTGATAAGCGTCGCCACTCATGCCAAAGCCGATCAGCTCGGCATAGATGGTCGCGCCACGCGCCTTGGCGTGTTCCAGCTCTTCAAGCACCAAGGCTCCAGCGCCATCGGACAAGACGAAACCATCACGGCCTTTGTCCCACGGACGGCTTGCCCGTGCAGGGTCGTCATTGCGGGTAGACAGCGCCCGCGACGCACCAAAGCCACCCATGCCCAGACCACAGGCAGCCATTTCCGCGCCCCCGGCGATCATCACGTCAGCTTCACCGTAGGCGATGTTGCGTGCGGCCATACCAATGCAATGGGTGCCGGTGGTGCACGCCGTTGCGATGGCGTAGTTAGGCCCCTGTGCACCCAGATGGATCGACAGGAAGCCAGAGATCATGTTGATAATCGAGCCCGGTACAAAAAACGGAGAAATCCGCCCCGGCCCTTGCTCATGCAAAGAACGACTGTTGTTCTCGATATTGGTCAAGCCACCGATGCCCGCACCCATGGCAACGCCAATGCGCTCACGGTTAGCGTCGGTCACTTCAAGCCCGGAGTTGCGCACGGCTTGAAAGCTCGCGGCCAAACCGTACTGAATGAAAAGGTCGAGACGCCGCGCCTCTTTGGGCGCCAGATATTCCTCAACGTTGAAGCCTTTTACCGAGCCGCCAAAACGGGTGGTAAAGGCCGAAAGGTCCGTGTGTTCGATCAGACCAATGCCACTGCGACCAGCCAGAATGCCCTGCCAGGAACTCGGAACGTCCGTGCCCAATGGCGACAACATACCCATACCGGTGACTACGACGCGTCTACGCGACACAGCACTCTCCTTTAATCTATTGACGACTCTTTACATCACTTCTAAAGAAAAAACCGCACGCCGTGATGGCAGTGCGGTTTTTCCCGACAGCAAGCGACGACTACAAACCATTACGCCTGGTGGGCAGTAACGTAGTCGATAGCTGCTTGAACGGTAGTGATTTTTTCGGCTTCTTCGTCAGGAATTTCGGTCTCGAATTCCTCTTCCAGAGCCATCACCAGCTCCACGGTATCAAGGGAGTCAGCGCCCAGGTCTTCAACGAAAGAAGCAGCATTTGTCACTTCCTCTGCCTTGACGCCAAGTTGCTCCATAACG includes:
- the fabF gene encoding beta-ketoacyl-ACP synthase II, with amino-acid sequence MSRRRVVVTGMGMLSPLGTDVPSSWQGILAGRSGIGLIEHTDLSAFTTRFGGSVKGFNVEEYLAPKEARRLDLFIQYGLAASFQAVRNSGLEVTDANRERIGVAMGAGIGGLTNIENNSRSLHEQGPGRISPFFVPGSIINMISGFLSIHLGAQGPNYAIATACTTGTHCIGMAARNIAYGEADVMIAGGAEMAACGLGMGGFGASRALSTRNDDPARASRPWDKGRDGFVLSDGAGALVLEELEHAKARGATIYAELIGFGMSGDAYHMTSPPEDGAGAARCIANALRDARINVDEVQHINAHGTSTLAGDLAEASAIKTVFGDHAYKLAITSTKSMTGHLLGAAGAVEAIFSILAINGQVAPPTINLDEPGEGCDLDFVPHEARSMPIDVVLSNSFGFGGTNGSLVFRRYAD
- the acpP gene encoding acyl carrier protein, whose product is MSTIEERVKKIVMEQLGVKAEEVTNAASFVEDLGADSLDTVELVMALEEEFETEIPDEEAEKITTVQAAIDYVTAHQA